One window of the Trypanosoma brucei gambiense DAL972 chromosome 5, complete sequence genome contains the following:
- a CDS encoding major vault protein, putative, whose product MSDIIRIKRHFYVHLLNNNTNVTKCMLGPQVYTRKEHERCLFEPRQCVVVPPGHYCVVQNPCVRGEDNIPKVGESEEVQLRMGEKEIRFEQPPFPLLPGEELLTVDGEWLFKLKVIPANKGYHVRCTRDFIDSTRGSVRAGEQWIVEGPQTFIPRVEVEELGEVEALTVESNTAIKLRARLNFTDRQGVARVAGEEWLHRTSGAYLPAYEEEFVSYVRGAVLTEKEAIHLRALRNFTDVYGKARKAGEQWMITHKMSSTHIPDVNEVITATVNAIILSKNQYCIVKDPVGDEGINQFGKREVRRGECSFFLRPGESLVGEVQSMNAIGKNEALLLQALEKFEDCGGTVRMPGEKWLLRGATEYIPRVDVCVLERRGVIALDKNEGIYVMNTTTGEVRTVIGEPYMLKEHEVLWEKDLSPDVEELLACPTGCCRCSERDPNFTSSRVKHRIIRFNVQHNAAVQIYDYKQKKPRVVLGPNLVMLSPDEEFTVLSLSGGKPKALNSLLALQLFLGPRFSSDTIVVETSDHARLQLSLSYNWHFDADRENPDAKIFSVPDFVGDCCKTIASRVRGAVAAEDFDSFHRNSAKIIREAVFGRDGNGHVRNSLRFSANNLVVTNIDIQSVEPTDAKTRDSLQKSVQLAIEITTKSQEAAARHGKERKDQEARGRLERQKLVDKIEVERTKTQWLELQAQSEVVQASGQAVAEAKAKAESLLIEADTELKQAEMRAKALRITAASDLAKQKQQQDLELEFAKRQNELES is encoded by the coding sequence ATGAGTGATATCATACGAATTAAACGTCATTTTTACGTTCATTTgctgaacaacaacacaaatgtCACTAAATGTATGCTGGGGCCGCAGGTGTACACACGTAAGGAGCACGAACGATGTCTTTTCGAACCGCGGCAATGTGTCGTGGTGCCTCCAGGCCACTATTGTGTTGTGCAGAACCCGTGCGTGCGTGGCGAAGACAACATCCCAAAGGTCGGGGAAAGTGAGGAGGTGCAGTTACGCATGGGCGAGAAAGAAATACGATTTGAACAACCTCCGTTTCCTCTATTGCCTGGGGAAGAGCTTTTAACCGTTGATGGGGAGTGGCTCTTCAAGTTAAAGGTGATTCCCGCAAACAAAGGTTACCATGTTCGTTGTACGCGTGATTTCATCGATAGTACACGGGGGTCAGTGCGGGCGGGTGAACAATGGATTGTGGAGGGCCCGCAGACATTTATTCCCCGCGTGGAAGTGGAGGAGCTTGGGGAGGTTGAGGCACTTACTGTGGAATCAAACACTGCCATTAAGCTCCGGGCACGGCTCAACTTTACTGACCGACAAGGTGTTGCGCGTGTGGCTGGGGAAGAGTGGCTGCATCGAACCAGTGGTGCTTATCTTCCTGCATACGAGGAGGAATTTGTGAGTTACGTTAGGGGTGCTGTTTTGACTGAGAAGGAGGCAATCCACCTAAGGGCTCTACGCAACTTTACTGATGTGTACGGTAAAGCACGTAAAGCAGGGGAGCAGTGGATGATTACGCATAAAATGTCCTCTACACACATCCCTGATGTAAACGAGGTAATCACCGCCACCGTGAATGCCATTATATTAAGCAAGAACCAGTACTGTATCGTTAAGGACCCTGTTGGAGATGAAGGCATCAACCAGTTCGGTAAAAGAGAAGTCCGCAGAGGGGAGTGCAGCTTTTTCCTGAGGCCCGGTGAGAGTCTGGTGGGTGAGGTTCAGTCAATGAACGCTATCGGGAAGAATGAGGCACTACTTTTGCAGGCTTTGGAAAAGTTTGAGGATTGTGGCGGCACTGTTCGCATGCCGGGTGAGAAATGGCTGCTCCGCGGTGCCACTGAGTATATTCCTAGAGTGGATGTTTGCGTGCTGGAGCGACGAGGTGTGATTGCACTGGACAAAAATGAAGGCATTTATGTCATGAACACCACTACGGGTGAAGTCCGCACTGTTATCGGAGAGCCTTACATGCTCAAGGAGCACGAGGTGCTATGGGAGAAGGATCTTTCTCCTGATGTGGAAGAACTTCTTGCATGCCCTACGGggtgctgccgctgcagtgAGCGGGATCCTAACTTTACCAGTTCGCGTGTGAAACATCGTATCATTCGCTTCAACGTTCAACACAACGCGGCGGTACAGATTTATGAttacaagcaaaagaaaccTCGCGTAGTGCTCGGTCCGAACCTTGTTATGCTATCCCCCGATGAGGAGTTTACTGTATTGTCACTCAGTGGGGGAAAACCAAAAGCACTAAATTCGCTTCTCGCTCTACAGCTCTTTTTGGGTCCTCGTTTCTCCAGTGACACGATTGTTGTGGAAACCTCTGACCATGCACGTTTGCAACTTAGTCTTTCGTATAACTGGCATTTTGATGCGGATCGAGAGAATCCTGATGCCAAGATATTTTCCGTGCCTGATTTTGTTGGGGATTGCTGCAAAACTATCGCGTCTCGCGTTCGTGGGGCTGTTGCTGCGGAGGACTTTGACTCTTTCCATCGTAATTCCGCGAAGATAATTCGTGAGGCTGTGTTTGGTCGCGATGGCAATGGTCATGTGAGGAACTCACTTCGCTTCTCTGCCAACAACCTCGTCGTAACGAACATTGACATTCAATCAGTGGAACCCACTGATGCGAAGACGCGGGACAGTCTACAGAAATCTGTGCAGCTGGCCATAGAAATAACGACCAAATCCCAGGAGGCTGCGGCACGGCACGGGAAGGAGCGGAAGGACCAGGAGGCTCGGGGAAGGCTTGAGCGACAGAAGCTCGTCGATAAAATTGAAGTGGAGCGGACCAAAACACAGTGGCTTGAACTGCAGGCGCAGAGTGAGGTTGTTCAGGCGAGTGGGCAGGCAGTAGCGGAGGCGAAGGCGAAGGCGGAGTCACTTCTCATTGAGGCGGACACAGAGCTGAAGCAAGCGGAGATGAGGGCAAAAGCGCTCCGTATCACAGCGGCGTCAGACCTcgcaaagcaaaagcaacagcaagatCTCGAGCTGGAGTTTGCAAAGCGTCAGAACGAGCTGGAATCGTAA